The Candidatus Nitrospira nitrificans sequence GGACTAAGCGCACCGCTTCTTCTTTGAACGCCTCCGTATACGACCGTCGTGTCTTCGAGCTCATACTGTCCTCCGATTTCCTCATTCTCCCACTTAGGGAGGTGTCTGTGAAATCGGGGGAAGGGCAGATCTTCAAGGAACCCTAGATCGATGGAAAAGCAGGTGAGCAGCTATCCCGAAGCCTTACGCCGATCATTGCTGCATCGTTTCATGCGCGAGGCCGCATTCTGGCTGAACAATCCTCATTACAAGAGTGCCGTCGAGCGGGTGGATCTCATCTACACCTCCGCCATTGTGCAGCACACGCTACAGGCACTCATCCAGGTGCTCTTCGCGCTGAATCGAGAGTACTTCCCGGGTGAGAAGCAGCTCGCCCTCGCGATGAACAAGCTCTCTCTGCGACCTCAAGGGCTGTCCGACAGGATAGGCCACATACTCAACCCAGGGATCGTTATGGGGCGAGACGAACTTGCCGCCCAGGCAGGCGCACTCGCCGATTTGGTTGGGGACACGAAGTCCTTGGTGTTATCCGACCAACACTAACCTGGGTTAAAGCAGCGCAGCAACGTACATCACCAGGCCTACCGTATGGTCAGAACCGAGGAAGTACGCATCTCCCGGATTGCGAGCTCAATCTGCCGGTGGAAATCTGAGAACCGGCCCCACAGAACTATTTGCATACTTTGTGGTGAGGAAATAATTTCGTATTCCGTCTACGTAGTATAGAACGACTCAGCCATCAGAGAAGGGACGCGGCCCTGCTGCCGCGCTAGTGTTATTCCCTTCGAGACAGATGGCCTTCGAGCTCACCGGCTGAGGCAAAGCGAGAAACCCTACAGAGGTTCACTGCGGTTCGGGATGAACGGGCAACCGACATCCCACGCTCCTGGTGTGTCCTTAACGCCCGAGGGAGACTGCATTGGCATCCGAGGAACGAAAAGGCGTCGTGACGCTCGTCGATCTCCTTCGTAGGAGGGCGGACGATCTCGCCGACCGGCCTGCCTTCATATTCTTGATCGACGGAGAGACGGAGACCTGCGAACTGACCTACGGCGAATTGGATCGGCGCGCGCGCGCCATCGCGGCGCGGCTTCAATCATTCGGCGCGCGCGGTGATCGGGCAGTCCTCTTGTATCCGCCTGGTTTGGACTATATCGCGGCCTTCTTCGGCTGCCTGTATGCGGACATCGTCGCCGTGCCGGCCTATCCTCCGCAACGAAAACGAACGCTGGGACGATTGCGCGCGGTGCTGGCGAATTCGGGAGCGACCATTGCCCTGGCGACAACTAAGGTGCGAGCCGGCATCGATCGGCTTTGTGGACAGGATTCCGGAATAGATGAATTCGGGAGCGTGCGGTGGATCGAAACCGACGCTCTCCCCCGGAACATCGAAAGCGCGTGGCAGACGCCGTCCGTGACCGGACAGACGCTCGCGTTTCTTCAATATACGTCGGGATCGACCGGTTCTCCGAAAGGCGTGATGGTCAGTCATGGGAACCTGCTGCACAACCAACGCATGATTCATAAGGCGTTCGGGCACAACGAGGAGACGACGGTTCTTGGGTGGCTTCCGCTCTATCACGACATGGGCCTGATCGGGAACGTCCTCCAGCCGCTCTATCTTGGCCGGCCCTGTGTGTTGATGTCACCGGTGCATTTCATGCAGAAGCCATTCCGTTGGCTGTCCGCCATTTCCCGCTATCGCGCAACGACAAGTGGAGCGCCCAATTTCGCCTATGACCTCTGCGTCCGTCAGATCGCCCTGGAGGAACGGGATCAGTTGGACTTGAGTTCCTGGTCGGTGGCGTTCAATGGCGCGGAACCGATTCACGCGGGCACGCTGGATCGATTCTCGGAACGATTCGCTCCTTGTGGTTTTAAGCGAGCGGCGTTTTATCCCTGTTATGGGTTAGCGGAAGCGACGCTGTTTGTGGCCGGTGGGAAACAGGGCGCGTTGCCGGTTGTGAGAACGGTGGAAAAAACCGCGATGGAGCGCGGGCGGTTCATCGATTCTCCTCAAACGAATAGCTCTGCTCAGCGACTGGTCGGCTGTGGCCGAACAAGCGCTGATCAGGAGGTGATGATTGTCGACCCGGACACCCTCTCGCGTTGCCTAGAGGGAAGGGTCGCGGAGATCTGGGTGAAGGGGCTAAGTATCACGCAGGGGTACTGGGGGAGCCCCGAAGCGACGGCGGCGATATTTTTAGCGAAGACGGTGGATACAGGTGAGGGCCCGTTTCTTCGGACGGGCGACCTGGGGGTGATTCAGCACGGGGAGCTGTTCGTGGTCGGAAGGTTGAAAGACCTGATTATCATCCGTGGCAGGAACCATTATCCGCACGACATCGAGGCCACGGTACAGGAAAGCCATCCTTCTCTCCGGCCAGGCTGCGGCGCGGTCTTCTCCATCCCGGTCGAGGATGAGGAGCGATTGGTCGTGGTGCAGGAAGTGGTCGGCAATTCAGCCATCGATTTCGACTCTGTCGCGGCGGGAGTCGGTCGAGCGGTCACGGAATATCACGAGGTTCAAGTCCATGCCGTTGTCTTGATCAAGCCCGGTACTCTGCCGAAGACATCGAGCGGAAAGGTTCAGCGGCATCTCTGTCGCGCCAAGTTCTTGGCCCATGAATTAGAGGCCGTTCACGCAACGTTCCATGATGAGCCGGCGGAAACAGGGGTCGCTCTTGCTGCTGCGGATGTCGATGATGAGGTGGTCGCAACCGTGGCTGAAGTCTGGGCCCAGGTGCTTGACCGTCCTCACGTTGAGCCCGGCGCCAATTTCTTCGAGTTGGGTGGAGATTCGTTGCGTGGCATACAAGTGTTGGCCAAGCTACAAGCAATCTACGGGGTCGACCTTCCTCTCGAATCGCTGTTCGATGCCCCCACGGCGGCGGGTTTGGCGACACAGATTCAAGCAGGGTCTCGATCAACGTCGTCACCGGCGCGGACGCATTTGGAACCGACGATCCGACAGGACCTCACGCCGTTGTCGTTTTCCCAACAACGCTTCTGGTTTCTCGATCAACTTGCACCGGGAAGTTCATTCAACAATATTCCCGTTGCCTTGAGAATCGGGGGAGCGCTCGATCTGACGGCGCTACGTCGCGCCCTGACTGAAATCGTGCGGCGCCACGAAATCCTTCGCGCGCGATTCATCATCGACCAGGGTCATCCGGCTCAAGTGATCGATCCGCCGTGTGATCTTCCTCTCCCCGTCGAGGACCTCACGAGCCTGGAAGGAACAGTGCAGGAAGAGCACGTCACGGCGCTGGCGTCGAATGAAGCGCATCAGTCGTTCGATCTGATGGCGGGTCCCTTGATTCGGGCGCGACTGCTGCGATTGAGTCAAACGGACTATGTTCTGTTGCTCACGATCCATCACATCGTCGCGGACGGCTGGTCCATGCGAATCTTCGGCCTCGAATTGACGCAATTGTACGAGGCCTTCAAGAAGGGAACGGATTCCCCGCTCGTGCCTCTGTCGAGACAGTACCTGGATGCAGTTTTACATCAGCGCCGCTGTGTGGACAGTGAGGAATGGCAGCGGCAAGAAACGTACTGGCGCCGACAGCTGGCATCCGTTCCGCATGTGCTTGAGCTGCCGACCGATCGCCCTCGTCCCGCGGTGCAAGGGCAGAAGGGGGATCGGTATGCCTGGACTGTGCCCGAAGATGTCGGGAGGCGGCTCCACGACATCGGATGCAGGCAACAGGCATCATTGTTCATGACCGTTCTGGCCGCGTTCGACGTGCTCATGGCCCGCTACAGCGGGCAATCGGAGTTCTGTATCGGCACGCCGGTCGCCAACCGCTCCCACCTCGAATCCGCTTCCATTATCGGTTGCTTCGTCAACACAGTCGCATTGCGAGCGGACTTGTCCGGTCATCCCACGTTTCTCGACTTGCTGACGCAGGTGCGGAAGACGGTGCTCGAGGCGCAGGCCAATCAAGACCTTCCATTCGAACGGTTGGTCGACGCCCTTCAGGTCCCTCGCAGTCTCAGTCATACGCCGCTGTATCAGGTGATGCTGACCTTGGAAGAAGAGCAACCCGAGCTCTGCCGGCTGGACGGCTTGGACGCCCGTCGGATGAAGACGAGCCTCCGAACCTCGGCCTTCGACCTCACGCTTGAATTGGTGGCAATGAAAAGCGGGGTGTTGGAAGCGGTGTTTGAATACAGCACGGATCTGTTCACCGGTGAAACCATCGCGCGCATGGCTGGACATTTTCAGGAATTGCTCGGACAGATCGCATTGCATCCTGACGCGCCTGTGAGCGAACTCGGCATGCTGGGCAACGATGAACGAAGGCGCCTGCTCCAGGATTACAACGATACGGCTGCGTCCTATCCGCACGAGTTGTGTCTCCATCAGCTTTTCGAACACCAGACGAAACGTACGCCGGATGCCGTCGCGCTGGTGTGGGAGGGGGTCTCGCACAGCTACCGGTCGCTCAATGGGCGAGCCAACCAATTGGCCCGCCATCTCAGGTCGCTGGGCGTCGAGATGGAAAGCCGCGTCGCATTGTGCCTGGACCGGTCCCTGGAAATGGGAACGGCTCTGCTCGGAGCGTTGAAAGCGGGGGCGGCGTACGTGCCGATGGACCCATCCGCTCCCCAGGAGCGATTGAGCGTGATGATCCAGGACAGCGGAGCGCGATTGCTGCTCACCCAAAAGCGGTTTGCCGCACTGTTTCGCGACGCGACGATTCCAGTCATTGCGCTGGATGAGGCGTGGCCGGCCCTGGCGTCCTTGTCCGATCTCGACTGTCCTTCGTACGCCGTTCCTCAGAGCCTGGCGTACGTGCTCTATACCTCCGGGACGACCGACCGACCGAAGGGAATCGAGATTTCTCATCACGCGCTCGTCAATCACAGCACGGCCATGGCGAAGCACTATGGGCTGCGGCCCGCCGATCGTGTGCTGCAATTTGCCTCGATCAGTTTCGATGTCGCGGCTGAGGAGTACTTTCCTACCTGGGCGGCCGGCGCATCGGTGGTGTTGCGGCCCAACGAGCCGGTGCCGGAGTTTTCCGAGTTTGGGCGATTTATCGATGATCACGGTCTCACCGTGCTGAATGTGCCGACCCCCTATTGGGCTGATTGGATCGAATCCTGCGAACAACCGGGAACGGCTCTTCCGGTGTCGATCCGCCTGGTGATCGTAGGAAGCGAAAAAGCGCGACCGGATAGCCTGGTTCGCTGGGAACGGCTTGTCGGTGATCGCGTGGCCTGGTGCAACTCGTATGGCCCGACTGAAGCCACGATCACGGCGAGCTATTTCATGCCGGAGGGGGGGGAGGATTGGATCTCGGCGTCCACGGTGCCGATCGGGCGGCCTATTGCCAACGTTGAAATGCATATCCTTGACTCGGCGTGCCGGCCGGTCCCCATCGGCGTGGCCGGTGAGCTCTATATCGGCGGGGCCGGATTGGCCAGGGGATACCATCGCCAGGCGGCACGGACAGCGGAACAGTTTGTCCCGCACTGTTTTAGTCGCGAACCAGGAAGACGATTGTATCGAACGGGTGATAAGGCCAGACGGCGCGCGGACGGCCAGGTGGAATTTCTCGGTCGATACGATGATCAAATAAAAGTACGGGGTTTTCGAGTCGAACCGGCCGAGATTGAATGTCGAATCAAGCAACATCCGGCCGTGAAAGATGCGCTCGTTCTGCAGGACTCGAACGAGCAACCGGACGGGTCGGCGGGCGCGCGGGCACAGGAGCCCAGATTGGTGGGGTATATCGTGCATCGGGGTGAAACCGCCGCGACTGCTCACGACCTCCGGAGGTTTCTGGCGGCGCGTCTCCCGGGATACATGATTCCGGCTGAATGGATCTTTATCGAGACGATGCCGTTGACGTCGCGTGGGAAGGTGGATCGCCGGGCTCTGAGGGCTCTCGCGGAACTGGTTCCGAAAAGGGAGTCGGTTTCGTCGCCCCTTCAGACTGATACGGAGCGAGCCATCGCGGACATTTGGAAAAAGATCCTTGGGCGAGAGTCGGTCGGCCGACAGGACAATTTCTTTGATCTGGGAGGGCACTCCCTTCTTCTCACGAAAGTGCTGACCCAAGTTCGCGCCATCAGCGCGCGGCCATTGGCGATGGTGGATTTGTTCCAATATCCGACCGTGCAGGCGCTTGCCGCGTATCTCAACGGCGACGGTCCTTCGATCGGACACAATGAAGCGTCCGGCGAGGCCGACCAGATGCACAAGACCAAGGAGCGGCGCATGGCGGGCATCCGCCGTGTGCAGCGGCAGCGACAGCAACGTCAGACGACGACGGATAGGACTTGAGATGGAACGGAACGGCGGCAATCAGATCAGTGATCACGATGGGTTGGACCTTGCGGTCATCGGGTTGGCCTGTCGTTTCCCCGGAGCCCAGGACAGCGCGACATTCTGGAGCAATTTACGCGACGGAGTGGAATCCATCACGGTGCTCGGCGAAGAAGACCTGCGGGCCTCAGGGGTTCAAGCGCGTCTGCGCCATGATTCGAACTATGTCCGAATGCGGGGGGTCATCGAAGGGATCGACCTGTTCGATGCCGACTTCTTCGGCGTCATGCCCAAAGAAGCCGAACTCATGGACCCGCAACATCGGTTATTCCTCGAGTGCGCGTGGGAGACGTTCGAACACGCGGGATATGATCCGGAACGGTTCCGGGGATCCATCGGTGTCTATGCCGGCTCCAGTACCAGCGGGTATCTCTTCAACCTTTTCCCCGATGGCGTCCTGCTGCAATCGGCCTCCGACATGGCCGGGATTCTCGGCGTGGAGAAAGATTCCCTTCCCACCCGTGTCTCCTACAAATTGAATTTGGAAGGGCCCAGCATCGCGGTCCAAACCGCCTGTTCCACCTCTCTGGTCGCTGTTCACTTGGCCTGTCAGGGACTGCTCGCGGGAGAATGCGACATGGCGCTCGCCGGGGGTGTGTCCATCAACGTGCCGCAAAAGGTCGGCTATCTCTACCAGAAGAGCGGAATCGCTTCTCCGGACGGCCACTGTCGGGCCTTTGACGCGGATGCGCGGGGAACGGTCGGAGGAAGCGGCGTCGGTATCGTGTTGTTGAAGCGATTCGAGGATGCGGAGGCCGACGGGGACCATATCCTGGCGCTGATCAAGGGCACCGCGATCAATAACGATGGAGCGCGGAAGGTCGGGTATACGGCGCCGCGCGTGGAAGGACAGGCCCGGGTGATTCGGGCGGCGCAGGCGGCGTCCAGGGTTGAGCCGGATTCAATTCGATATGTCGAAGCGCACGGGACCGGGACGCCTCTGGGTGATCCGATCGAGGTCGCGGCCCTCACCCAGGCATTTCGTGACGGCACCGACAGAAACGGATTTTGCGCCATCGGATCGGTGAAGACCAACATCGGCCATCTCGATGCGGCGGCCGGAATCGCGGGATTGATCAAGGCGGTCCTCGCTCTGTCGCATCAACAGATTCCTCCCAGCCTGCATTGTTCCTCCCCGAATCCCGACATCGATTTTTCCGAGACGCCCTTTTACGTCAATACGAAACTGACCGATTGGAATTCCTCCGGCGCGCCTCGACGGGCCGGCGTCAGCTCGTTCGGTCTCGGTGGCACCAACGCGCATGTGGTCGTGGAGGAGGCGCCGCTTGTCGAGCGAGAGCCTGACCGGATCGAGCGACGCCCGCAACTCCTCATCGTATCCGCGCGATCTGAAGCGGCATTGAATGAGACGACCACACGCCTGGTCGCCTATCTTCAGCAACATCCGAAGGCCGAACTGCCGGATGTCGCGTACACGCTGCAGACCGGGCGAAGAGCATTTTCCTGCCGCCGATGGGTGGTGGCCGACGACATGGCATCGACGATCCGCGCCTTGAGCCGATCCGACTCCGCGAACACCGTCACGCACGTCGGCGAACCGAGGCCCGTGGTGTTCCTCTTCTCAGGGCAGGGCGCCCAGTATCCCATGATGGGCCGAAGCCTCTATGCCCACGAATCGATGTTCCGTGAACAGGTGGACCGCTGCGCGGCCCTGCTGGCGCCTCACCTCGGGGTGGATATCACGTCGGTGTTGTTCGAGGAATGTTCGACGGATCCCGAGAGACTCAACCGTACGGCGCTCACGCAACCGGCCTTGTTTGTGCTGGAGTATGCGCTTGCCAAACTGTGGATGAGCCTCAATGTGCATCCCCATGGCATGATCGGACACAGTATCGGAGAATATGCCGCGGCCTGCCTGTCCGGTGTCTTTTCGCTCGAGGATGCGCTGCGGCTGGTCGCGCTTCGCGGTCGGCTCATGCAAAGCATGCCGCCTGGTTCAATGCTGGCGGTATCGATGTCGGAAGCCGATGCGATCTCCTATCTGCGCGAAGACATAGACCTCGCGGCGGTCAACGCGCCGAATCAATGCGTCCTGTCCGGGCCTGAGTCCGTGATCGAGCGTCTGCAAGAAACGTTAACGGGCCGCAGTGTCCGGAGCGTGCGACTTCACACGTCCCATGCGTTCCATTCACGCATGATGGACCCCATTCTGAAGTCCTTCCATGCTCAGGTTGCCGGCATGGCGCGTCACGCGCCGACGATTCCTTGGATTTCCAATGTCACCGGCGATTGGATCACGCCGGCTCAAGCCATGGACGCGTCGTACTGGACCGATCATGTCCGGCAGACCGTCCGCTTCGCGGACGGCATCGAGACGCTGTGTGGAAAGCCGGAGCGGATTCTACTCGAAGTGGGACCTGGACAGACCTTGTGCCTGTTGGCTCAGCGACAAATCGATCGCCGCTCGGTGATGGCGCTGGCCTCTTTACCCACACCGCGAAACGGATCGTCGCCGGTATCCGAACCGTCGAGCTTTCTCGAAGCGGTCGGGAATCTTTGGGCGGCGGGCGTGCCGATCGAATGGGCCGGCCTCGATCGAGGCCGGCGTCCTCGACGTGTGCCCCTGCCGACGTACCCGTTTGAGCGCCGGCGGTTTTGGGTCGAGTCGATGAAACGGCCGTCTGAGAGGGGTCAGGCCGGAGTGCCCGCCAAAAAGGCCGATATCGGGGACTGGTTCTATGAACCGTCTTGGAAGCGATCGCGGGCCGTTCAATCGGCCGGACCGGTTCGAGACGGCTCGTGGTTGGTATTCGTCGGCGAGCGGGGTGAAGGAAGAGGCATCGTCGCGCAACTGGAATCGGACGGGAGGCCGGTCGTCACGGTGTCGACCGGAGAGCGATACCACCGACTCGCCAAGGAACAGTATGCGATACGACCGGGAGCTCGCGAAGATTATCACAGGCTGATTCACGAATTACGGGAGCAGGACCTCTCGCCGAATCGAGTGATGCATTGTTGGAACCTCGACCCCGCTCCTGGTTCGTTATCCATCGACACCTTCAGCGCCGCGCAACATCGAGGCTTGTACGGTCTGCTGCTCCTCTCACAGGCCTTGGGAAGCAGAACGTCGACAGAGCCGACAAATATCTGCGTCCTGGCAACCGGGTTATCCGATGTCACCGGTGAAGAAACACTGCGCCCGGAATTGGCTCCGCTTATCGGATTCTGTCGGGTGATTCCACAGGAATACGCGAATCTTAGATGCCGTGTGATCGATCTCCCAGCATCGAACCACGAGGAAGACGTGTTGACGAGGCAAGAGATCACCCGACTTCTTGCCGAAGATCTGGTCGGACAGGATGAGCCGGTCGTGGCTTTTCGAGGGGCGTACCGGTGGGTTCCGGCCTTCGAGCCGGTGAGGCTGGACCAGCCGAACGAACGGCCGGCCTTGCTGCGGACGCAGGGGGCCTATCTCATCACGGGCGGACTTGGAGGAGTCGGTTTTGAACTCGCGGACTATTTGGCCAGGACAGTCAAGGCACGCCTCGTGTTGATAGGCCGCTCGAAACCGACGGCGGAACAGGTAGAGCGATTGAAGAGGCTCGAACAGGTGGGCGGCGCAGTTCTCTGCATCCAGGCTGATGTGGCGGACCCGCAACAGATGCGCGCGGCGTTGGCTCAGGCTGTGGATCGGTTCGGTGAGATCCATGGGGTCATCCATGCGGCGGGGATTGCAGGTGGCGGGTTGGTCGATCTCAAGACCGCAGAGGCTGTGGAGGCTGAATTCAGCCCGAAAGTCAGCGGCGCCTTCGTCCTGGACCAGCTGTTCGGGAAAGCGCCCCTGGATTTTATCTGCTTCTGTTCCTCGTTGAACGCCTTGACCGGAGGAGTGGGGCAAGTCGCCTATTGCGCCGCCAATTCAGCTATGGATGCGATGGCTCACGCGTTCTCGAAGCGCGGAGGGCGCGTGATCTCAGTGAATTTCGATCGCTGGAATCAGGTGGGAATGGCCGTGCAGGCCGAAGCCCGGCTGAAGGCTTTGCAGATCGAGGCGTCCGAATTCGACGGCATGGAGGCGTCGGAAGCCCAGGACGCATTCGGCCGGATTCTGCACGGATGGACGTCGCCACAAGTGATCGTGTCGGTTCGCGACTGTGCCTCTCTCGCGAGACAGAACTCCGGAGCCACCCTATCTCATGTCGCAGGTCTTGCCGGTAAGGGAAAAGACGAGAAACCGCTCCACGGTTGGACAGAGTTGAAGGCCGGCGCAACGATCGAGGAAACGGTGACGCTGGTTTGGCGAGAGATTCTCGGAGTCGATCATGTCGGTCCGCAGGACGACTTTTTCACGTTGGGCGGCGAATCGCTGGCCGCTCTGCAGATCTTGAATCGTGTACAGGACATTTTCCGCATGGAGGTCTCTCTCAAAAAGTTCTTTGAGTCTCCGACGGTCACCGGACTCTCCGAACAAATTCGGCGTCAACAAGCGGGCGGCATCACGGCGGCACCGGACATTGTTCCGCTTCCTCGCAAAGCCCGCCCTCAACGGATGGGTGCCGCGCATTCGGATATCCCCGGTGGACCGAAATCATGAGGAACGCGCGACGATGAGTTTGATCCGCTTCTTGTACGGCAATTCGTGGCGCCTGGTCATGCTCTCCATGGTCGCCGGCCTGATCAGCGGCCTGGCAAGCGCCGGGATCATCGCCTTTATCAATTCGGCGTTGGAGGAAAGCCGCCGCACGACCGCTCTCGGCGTGAGCTT is a genomic window containing:
- a CDS encoding DUF4037 domain-containing protein, with translation MEKQVSSYPEALRRSLLHRFMREAAFWLNNPHYKSAVERVDLIYTSAIVQHTLQALIQVLFALNREYFPGEKQLALAMNKLSLRPQGLSDRIGHILNPGIVMGRDELAAQAGALADLVGDTKSLVLSDQH
- a CDS encoding type I polyketide synthase, whose protein sequence is MERNGGNQISDHDGLDLAVIGLACRFPGAQDSATFWSNLRDGVESITVLGEEDLRASGVQARLRHDSNYVRMRGVIEGIDLFDADFFGVMPKEAELMDPQHRLFLECAWETFEHAGYDPERFRGSIGVYAGSSTSGYLFNLFPDGVLLQSASDMAGILGVEKDSLPTRVSYKLNLEGPSIAVQTACSTSLVAVHLACQGLLAGECDMALAGGVSINVPQKVGYLYQKSGIASPDGHCRAFDADARGTVGGSGVGIVLLKRFEDAEADGDHILALIKGTAINNDGARKVGYTAPRVEGQARVIRAAQAASRVEPDSIRYVEAHGTGTPLGDPIEVAALTQAFRDGTDRNGFCAIGSVKTNIGHLDAAAGIAGLIKAVLALSHQQIPPSLHCSSPNPDIDFSETPFYVNTKLTDWNSSGAPRRAGVSSFGLGGTNAHVVVEEAPLVEREPDRIERRPQLLIVSARSEAALNETTTRLVAYLQQHPKAELPDVAYTLQTGRRAFSCRRWVVADDMASTIRALSRSDSANTVTHVGEPRPVVFLFSGQGAQYPMMGRSLYAHESMFREQVDRCAALLAPHLGVDITSVLFEECSTDPERLNRTALTQPALFVLEYALAKLWMSLNVHPHGMIGHSIGEYAAACLSGVFSLEDALRLVALRGRLMQSMPPGSMLAVSMSEADAISYLREDIDLAAVNAPNQCVLSGPESVIERLQETLTGRSVRSVRLHTSHAFHSRMMDPILKSFHAQVAGMARHAPTIPWISNVTGDWITPAQAMDASYWTDHVRQTVRFADGIETLCGKPERILLEVGPGQTLCLLAQRQIDRRSVMALASLPTPRNGSSPVSEPSSFLEAVGNLWAAGVPIEWAGLDRGRRPRRVPLPTYPFERRRFWVESMKRPSERGQAGVPAKKADIGDWFYEPSWKRSRAVQSAGPVRDGSWLVFVGERGEGRGIVAQLESDGRPVVTVSTGERYHRLAKEQYAIRPGAREDYHRLIHELREQDLSPNRVMHCWNLDPAPGSLSIDTFSAAQHRGLYGLLLLSQALGSRTSTEPTNICVLATGLSDVTGEETLRPELAPLIGFCRVIPQEYANLRCRVIDLPASNHEEDVLTRQEITRLLAEDLVGQDEPVVAFRGAYRWVPAFEPVRLDQPNERPALLRTQGAYLITGGLGGVGFELADYLARTVKARLVLIGRSKPTAEQVERLKRLEQVGGAVLCIQADVADPQQMRAALAQAVDRFGEIHGVIHAAGIAGGGLVDLKTAEAVEAEFSPKVSGAFVLDQLFGKAPLDFICFCSSLNALTGGVGQVAYCAANSAMDAMAHAFSKRGGRVISVNFDRWNQVGMAVQAEARLKALQIEASEFDGMEASEAQDAFGRILHGWTSPQVIVSVRDCASLARQNSGATLSHVAGLAGKGKDEKPLHGWTELKAGATIEETVTLVWREILGVDHVGPQDDFFTLGGESLAALQILNRVQDIFRMEVSLKKFFESPTVTGLSEQIRRQQAGGITAAPDIVPLPRKARPQRMGAAHSDIPGGPKS
- a CDS encoding non-ribosomal peptide synthetase encodes the protein MASEERKGVVTLVDLLRRRADDLADRPAFIFLIDGETETCELTYGELDRRARAIAARLQSFGARGDRAVLLYPPGLDYIAAFFGCLYADIVAVPAYPPQRKRTLGRLRAVLANSGATIALATTKVRAGIDRLCGQDSGIDEFGSVRWIETDALPRNIESAWQTPSVTGQTLAFLQYTSGSTGSPKGVMVSHGNLLHNQRMIHKAFGHNEETTVLGWLPLYHDMGLIGNVLQPLYLGRPCVLMSPVHFMQKPFRWLSAISRYRATTSGAPNFAYDLCVRQIALEERDQLDLSSWSVAFNGAEPIHAGTLDRFSERFAPCGFKRAAFYPCYGLAEATLFVAGGKQGALPVVRTVEKTAMERGRFIDSPQTNSSAQRLVGCGRTSADQEVMIVDPDTLSRCLEGRVAEIWVKGLSITQGYWGSPEATAAIFLAKTVDTGEGPFLRTGDLGVIQHGELFVVGRLKDLIIIRGRNHYPHDIEATVQESHPSLRPGCGAVFSIPVEDEERLVVVQEVVGNSAIDFDSVAAGVGRAVTEYHEVQVHAVVLIKPGTLPKTSSGKVQRHLCRAKFLAHELEAVHATFHDEPAETGVALAAADVDDEVVATVAEVWAQVLDRPHVEPGANFFELGGDSLRGIQVLAKLQAIYGVDLPLESLFDAPTAAGLATQIQAGSRSTSSPARTHLEPTIRQDLTPLSFSQQRFWFLDQLAPGSSFNNIPVALRIGGALDLTALRRALTEIVRRHEILRARFIIDQGHPAQVIDPPCDLPLPVEDLTSLEGTVQEEHVTALASNEAHQSFDLMAGPLIRARLLRLSQTDYVLLLTIHHIVADGWSMRIFGLELTQLYEAFKKGTDSPLVPLSRQYLDAVLHQRRCVDSEEWQRQETYWRRQLASVPHVLELPTDRPRPAVQGQKGDRYAWTVPEDVGRRLHDIGCRQQASLFMTVLAAFDVLMARYSGQSEFCIGTPVANRSHLESASIIGCFVNTVALRADLSGHPTFLDLLTQVRKTVLEAQANQDLPFERLVDALQVPRSLSHTPLYQVMLTLEEEQPELCRLDGLDARRMKTSLRTSAFDLTLELVAMKSGVLEAVFEYSTDLFTGETIARMAGHFQELLGQIALHPDAPVSELGMLGNDERRRLLQDYNDTAASYPHELCLHQLFEHQTKRTPDAVALVWEGVSHSYRSLNGRANQLARHLRSLGVEMESRVALCLDRSLEMGTALLGALKAGAAYVPMDPSAPQERLSVMIQDSGARLLLTQKRFAALFRDATIPVIALDEAWPALASLSDLDCPSYAVPQSLAYVLYTSGTTDRPKGIEISHHALVNHSTAMAKHYGLRPADRVLQFASISFDVAAEEYFPTWAAGASVVLRPNEPVPEFSEFGRFIDDHGLTVLNVPTPYWADWIESCEQPGTALPVSIRLVIVGSEKARPDSLVRWERLVGDRVAWCNSYGPTEATITASYFMPEGGEDWISASTVPIGRPIANVEMHILDSACRPVPIGVAGELYIGGAGLARGYHRQAARTAEQFVPHCFSREPGRRLYRTGDKARRRADGQVEFLGRYDDQIKVRGFRVEPAEIECRIKQHPAVKDALVLQDSNEQPDGSAGARAQEPRLVGYIVHRGETAATAHDLRRFLAARLPGYMIPAEWIFIETMPLTSRGKVDRRALRALAELVPKRESVSSPLQTDTERAIADIWKKILGRESVGRQDNFFDLGGHSLLLTKVLTQVRAISARPLAMVDLFQYPTVQALAAYLNGDGPSIGHNEASGEADQMHKTKERRMAGIRRVQRQRQQRQTTTDRT